The proteins below come from a single Vicugna pacos unplaced genomic scaffold, VicPac4 SAC-SAT, whole genome shotgun sequence genomic window:
- the LOC140692196 gene encoding uncharacterized protein encodes MNLCFIVIAITVTPAPRREERSDSKSRGGSLSPRGERCSHWRRPLPPAVNPVTRPRPTGGAWQDAGPRGLSGRFQDGRAPGVRNCWWPRAPFTATAADRSRWSGRRLRGLYTRGGRPPWRPWKTWRKPSNPTSLSSSRWRRLSPLSRHRSLNRHRHRRPPSPLSRHRRRRLGPFSRHRSLNRHRRPPSPLSRHRSRRRLGPLSPLSRYRSRRRLSPFNRHRSSRLGPLSRNSRLSRHRSLNRHRRPPSPLSRYRSRRRLGPLSPLSRYRSRRRLSPFTRHRSRRLGPLSPLSPLSRYRRRCRLGPFSRHRSRHRSLSRRLLGPFSRHRSRSRFSPFSRHRRLYRHRRPPSPLSRHRSRRRLGPLSPLSRYRSRRRFSLYRHRRPPSPLSRHRSRRRFEPLSRNSRLSRHRSRRRFSRYRRRCRLSPFSRHRSRRRFGPLSRHRSLSRRLLGPFSRHRSRRRFSPFSRHRSLYRHRRPPSPLSRHRSRRRLGPLSPLSRYRSRRRFSLYRHRRPPSPLSRHRSRRRFEPLSRNSRLSRHRSRRRFSRYRRRCRLSPFSRHRSRRRFGPLSRHRSLSRRLLGPFSRHRSRRRFSPFSRHRSLYRHRRPPSPLSRHRSISRRLLGPFSRHRSRRRFSPFSRHRSRRRLGPLSRNLSRRFSPFGRYRRRCRLGPFSRHCSRRRFSPLSRHLSSRRFSPLSRHLSSRRFGPLSRHRSRRPPSPLSRHRRLNRHRRPPSCGSGAAAQTEG; translated from the exons TAACCCCCGCCCCTCGCCGGGAAGAACGCAGTGACTCCAAgagccgtggcggctctttgagcccaaggggAGAGCGAtgcagccattggcggaggccgctgcctccgGCTGTCAATCCCGtgacccggccccgccccaccggcggagcgtggcaggacgcagggccgcggggactgtcgggacggttccaagatggccgcgcgccTGGGGTCCGCAACTGCTGGTGGCCCCGAGCtccgttcactgccaccgctgctgaccggagCCGCTGGTCGGGCCGGCGACTCCGGGGGCTGTACACGCggggcgggaggccgccatggcgaccctggaaaacCTGGCGAAAGCCTTCGAATCCCACAAGTCTTTCCAGCAGTCGCTGGCgacgcctcagccccctcagccggcaccgcagcctcaaccgccaccgacACCgtcgcccgcccagccccctcagccggcaccggcgccgccgcctcggccccttcagccggcatcgcagcctcaaccgccaccgccgcccgcccagccccctcagccggcaccgcagccgccgccgcctcggccccctcagccccctcagccggtaccgcagccgccgccgcctcagccccttcaacCGGCACCGCAGCAGCCGCCTCGggcccctcagccggaacagccgcctcagccggcaccgcagcctcaaccgccatcgccgcccgcccagccccctcagccggtaccgcagccgccgccgcctcggccccctcagccccctcagccggtaccgcagccgccgccgcctcagccccttcacccggcaccgcagccgccgcctcggccccctcagccccctcagccccctcagccggtaccgccgccgatgccgcctcggccccttcagccggcaccgcagccgtcACCGCAGCCTCAGCCGCCGCCTCctgggccccttcagccggcaccgcagccgcagccgcttcagtcccttcagccggcaccgcagactctaccgccaccgccgcccgcccagccccctcagccggcaccgcagccgccgccgcctcggccccctcagccccctcagccggtaccgcagccgccgccgcttcagcctctaccgccaccgccgcccgcccagccccctcagccggcaccgcagccgccgccgcttcgaacccctcagccggaacagccgcctcagccggcaccgcagccgccgccgcttcagccggtaccgccgccgatgccgcctcagccccttcagccggcaccgcagccgccgccgcttcggccccctcagccgtcaCCGCAGCCTCAGCCGCCGCCTCctgggccccttcagccggcaccgcagccgccgccgcttcagtcccttcagccggcaccgcagcctctaccgccaccgccgcccgcccagccccctcagccggcaccgcagccgccgccgcctcggccccctcagccccctcagccggtaccgcagccgccgccgcttcagcctctaccgccaccgccgcccgcccagccccctcagccggcaccgcagccgccgccgcttcgaacccctcagccggaacagccgcctcagccggcaccgcagccgccgccgcttcagccggtaccgccgccgatgccgcctcagccccttcagccggcaccgcagccgccgccgcttcggccccctcagccgtcaCCGCAGCCTCAGCCGCCGCCTCctgggccccttcagccggcaccgcagccgccgccgcttcagtcccttcagccggcaccgcagcctctaccgccaccgccgcccgcccagtcCCCTCAGCCGTCACCGCAGCATCAGCCGCCGCCTCctgggccccttcagccggcaccgcagccgccgccgcttcagtcccttcagccggcaccgcagccgccgccgcctcggccccctcagccggaacctcagccgccgcttcagcccctttggccggtaccgccgccgatgccgcctcggccccttcagccggcattgcagccgccgccgcttcagccccctcagccggcacctcagcagccgccgcttcagccccctcagccggcacctcAGCAGCCGCCgcttcggccccctcagccggcaccgcagccgccgaccccccagccccctcagccggcaccgccgcctcaaccgccaccgccgcccgcccagctgtgggtcaggagccgctgcacagacg gaaggttaa